A stretch of Rhododendron vialii isolate Sample 1 chromosome 4a, ASM3025357v1 DNA encodes these proteins:
- the LOC131324181 gene encoding protein ACCELERATED CELL DEATH 6-like, with protein sequence MNPSLYTSAMEGKVAVLGQHKDELDGELTPNHNTVLHVATQFGHLNYVKEVLEACPSLLHRRNIKGETPLHMAAREGHAEIVKAMIARAKRLEEELESGLVGAVKEMLRATNIDGDTALHMAARYCHLEGEKYLKVFKMLTKRQRGMGKESVKMMIMRATKLHREEVEEIMRDREADEIMRAKKVYRDPAWHMAERNRLEKENRDTYLEVDEIMRAKKVDRDTAWHMAARNRLEKENRDTYLEVVKLLSQEDAEFQHPPNNFQETPLYLAAERGIMGVAIVDTLVETYKSLLTYSGPGGRTALHAAALKDFTGQSTKKLLEWKKDLINQADEYGWIPLCYATCHGNKEGVKELLAMDGSRAYITTTNKGDQDTATSNGNENGVRELLVMDESGAYITTTNNDDQDKALHIAAAYGHEHVIEELLHIAPDCWEMVNSKGQNALHIAVDMNRYSVIKFIFDQSWVGQLINQKDNEGNTPLHLLIASDCYADELWTLDRADHHAFNGKNMTPVDLVWSNLMEERMSGFAGRYIVDDAFLDYSGIKASGGRNLACNAHVNLAKLEKARRHEKEKRTEAKSKEQQKRAEAEWKERDEALERSVKLFQTFVIVAALIATITFAAAFTIPGGYDGNKGRDQGMVILARESAFKAFVITNTIAMVCSVTSIFLCLAAMLYSLAAAKADRYNKRYFGAVGLIIVSMFFLMIAFITSTFAVLAHAIALAVSTCIIACFAFIGYTVELGKLIAGP encoded by the exons ATGAATCCTAGCTTGTATACATCTGCCATGGAGGGTAAAGTTGCTGTCCTCGGGCAACACAAAGACGAACTTGACGGAGAACTCACCCCAAACCACAACACGGTTCTCCACGTCGCAACCCAGTTCGGCCACCTCAATTACGTGAAAGAGGTCTTGGAAGCGTGTCCGTCTCTGCTACACCGGCGGAATATCAAAGGTGAAACTCCACTTCATATGGCAGCTAGGGAAGGGCATGCTGAAATAGTAAAAGCAATGATAGCTCGGGCAAAAAGACTGGAGGAAGAACTTGAAAGCGGCTTGGTTGGAGCAGTTAAGGAGATGTTGAGGGCAACAAATATTGACGGAGACACAGCCTTGCACATGGCAGCGAGATATTGTCACTTGGAAGGGGAGAAGTACTTGAAAGTATTCAAAATGTTAACCAAAAGACAACGGGGTATGGGTAAAGAATCGGTGAAGATGATGATAATGAGGGCCACAAAGCTCCATAGAGAAGAAGTGGAGGAGATAATGAGGGACAGAGAAGCGGACGAGATAATGAGGGCAAAAAAGGTCTACAGAGACCCAGCCTGGCACATGGCGGAGAGAAATCGCTTGGAAAAGGAGAACAGAGACACATACTTGGAAGTGGACGAGATAATGAGGGCAAAAAAGGTCGACAGAGACACAGCCTGGCACATGGCGGCGAGAAATCGCTTGGAAAAGGAGAACAGAGACACATACTTGGAAGTGGTTAAATTATTATCACAAGAAGATGCGGAGTTTCAACATCCACCAAACAACTTCCAGGAAACTCCACTCTACCTAGCTGCTGAAAGAGGGATTATGGGTGTGGCCATAGTGGACACGCTCGTGGAAACTTACAAATCGCTGCTAACTTACAGCGGCCCTGGTGGTAGAACAGCATTGCACGCGGCAGCTCTCAAGGACTTCACAG gtcaaagcacaaaaaaattgtTGGAATGGAAGAAAGATCTAATCAATCAAGCCGATGAGTATGGGTGGATACCACTTTGCTATGCTACATGCCATGGTAATAAAGAGGGAGTTAAAGAGCTTCTGGCAATGGATGGATCACGGGCATACATTACCACTACAAACAAGGGCGATCAAGACACAGCTACTAGCAATGGGAATGAAAACGGAGTTAGAGAGCTTCTGGTAATGGATGAATCAGGGGCATACATTACCACTACAAACAACGACGACCAAGACAAAGCTCTTCACATTGCTGCAGCTTATGGGCATGAACATGTAATAGAAGAGCTTTTACACATTGCTCCAGATTGTTGGGAGATGGTCAATAGTAAAGGGCAGAATGCCCTTCATATTGCTGTGGACATGAACAGGTATTCAGTGATTAAATTTATATTTGATCAGTCCTGGGTTGGGCAACTTATAAACCAAAAGGACAACGAAGGTAACACACCTCTCCATCTACTTATTGCTTCCGATTGCTACGCTGATGAGTTATGGACGCTTGATAGAGCAGATCATCATGCTTTCAATGGCAAAAACATGACTCCCGTGGATTTAGTGTGGTCCAATCTTATGGAGGAAAGGATGTCGGGCTTTGCTGGAAGATATATTGTG GATGATGCCTTTTTGGATTATTCGGGAATTAAAGCTAGTGGTGGGAGAAACCTAGCCTGCAACGCTCATGTCAACTTAGCAAAATTGGAGAAAGCTCGTAGAcatgaaaaagagaagagaacagAAGCTAAATCGAAGGAACAACAGAAGAGAGCAGAAGCTGAATGGAAGGAAAGGGATGAGGCACTTGAGCGTTCCGTAAAGCTATTCCAAACTTTCGTGATAGTGGCTGCACTTATAGCCACGATCACTTTCGCAGCGGCCTTCACAATTCCAGGTGGCTATGATGGCAACAAAGGTCGAGACCAAGGTATGGTAATCCTAGCAAGAGAATCAGCTTTCAAAGCATTTGTCATAACCAACACCATAGCCATGGTATGCTCCGTTACATCTATATTTCTGTGCCTCGCTGCTATGTTATATTCTTTAGCGGCAGCGAAGGCTGATCGTTACAATAAGCGCTATTTTGGAGCAGTGGGTCTTATTATAGTTTccatgtttttcctgatgattGCGTTCATCACATCTACTTTTGCTGTGTTAGCACATGCTATCGCGCTTGCTGTGTCCACTTGTATTATTGCTTGCTTCGCCTTTATTGGGTATACTGTGGAATTGGGAAAGTTAATTGCTGGACCCTGA